The following nucleotide sequence is from Candidatus Zymogenaceae bacterium.
CCGGCGTCGAGGAGGATCTCCTCCTCGACGGAGTTGCCGAACACGGCGGGAAAATGCGCCCTCGCCAGCTCCTCTATTTTTTCCATGGCTGCATCAATCACCACGAACGGGACCTTCTGGTAGTGAAATTCCTGGGCGATGACCTTTCCGATGCGGCCGAATCCGCAGATAATATAATGATTTTTCAGGTTTTTTATTTCTTTGGCCAATCTCCTGCTCCCCATAAACTTCAGGATTTCACCCTCGATCAAAAAGCGGGTAAACGAACCCAGCGCCACCGCCGCCACAAGGATGCCGGAGGTCAACAGGATAATGGTGAAAATCCGGCCCTCTCTGCCCAGAGGTTTGACTTCACCAAATCCGGTGGTGGTCAGGGTAATGACCGTCATATAGAGGGAATCGAGGATGTTCCACTTCTCGACGAACATATACCCGATGGTTCCGAAGAGGATAACCAAAAACAGAAGCCCCAGGGAATACCAGATCCTCCGGGTCGAGGTAAAAAATCCCGTATCTATAATGTTGCTCCGTATGCTTTGACGAGGGAATGATCGATGTGGTTGTTTTTCGCGATTTGGGCGAACATCTCTCCCGAGGGTTTGACGGTACGCGCCTGGGTGTCGAAATCCACATGAATCATGCCGAACCGCATGGTGTAGCCCTCGGCCCATTCAAAATTATCAAGGGTGGACCAGAAGAAATATCCCCTCACGTCACTGTCTTCCTGAATCGCCCGTCCGACCTCGGCGATATGCTGGCCCATGTATTTGACCCGGTAGGTGTCGTCCTCGGTGGCCACGCCGTTCTCGGTGACATACAGAGGCTTTTCATAGCGTCTCAGCTCGCGAAGCAGTCGGTAGATGCCGTGGGGATAGTATTCCCCCTCGCCCAGGTGGGAGGTCTCCGCACCCGGCGGAACAATGGTTTCGCCGAAGAGCTGAAAGGGGCTCGAGAGGGAAAACATCACCTGGTCCCGGGCGTAGTAGTTCAGGCCGATGAAATCATACGCTCCCGCGATGACGTCTCTGTTTTTTCGCGAGACCTTTATGAGTCCGTGGGACGCGCCGTCGTAGAGAGCGTCGAGCATGTCCCAGTTGAAGCTTTTCGCCTGCCTGTTGGCCACGGCGATATCCCGCTTGTTTTCCGGCCGGTGGGGATCGAAGACCCGAAGATGTCGGTTGAAGCCGACCTGGGCGTGGGGAATATGCTCCTTGATTTTCCGGTAGGTCAGGGCGTGGGCCAGCAGCATGTGTGAGGCGACCCGAAAACCCTTCAGGAAGCTTTTCCGTCCCGGGGCGTGGGTGCCCAGGATATATCCCATGTAGGCATAGATCATCGGTTCGTTTATGGGCATCCAGAAGGTGACGTCATTTCCCAGGGCCGAGGCGACAACCCCCGCGTAGGAGACGAAGCGCTCTATCGTCTCCGGGTTTGACCAGCCCCCCTTTTTCGCCAGCCACAGCGGTGTGGTGAAGTGGTGCAGGGTCACGAGCGGTTCCATCCCATTCTCGCGCAAGACCACCGTCATGTCTCGATAGTGATCCA
It contains:
- a CDS encoding family 1 glycosylhydrolase — its product is MTEYMFPDGFLWGGATSSHQVEGGNTNNDWWAHEQKPGTIIDGSISGDACDHFRRYPEDFALLKTLNHNAHRFSVEWSRVEPAPGYFSRAALDHYRDMTVVLRENGMEPLVTLHHFTTPLWLAKKGGWSNPETIERFVSYAGVVASALGNDVTFWMPINEPMIYAYMGYILGTHAPGRKSFLKGFRVASHMLLAHALTYRKIKEHIPHAQVGFNRHLRVFDPHRPENKRDIAVANRQAKSFNWDMLDALYDGASHGLIKVSRKNRDVIAGAYDFIGLNYYARDQVMFSLSSPFQLFGETIVPPGAETSHLGEGEYYPHGIYRLLRELRRYEKPLYVTENGVATEDDTYRVKYMGQHIAEVGRAIQEDSDVRGYFFWSTLDNFEWAEGYTMRFGMIHVDFDTQARTVKPSGEMFAQIAKNNHIDHSLVKAYGATL